From the genome of Ziziphus jujuba cultivar Dongzao chromosome 6, ASM3175591v1, one region includes:
- the LOC132804052 gene encoding uncharacterized protein LOC132804052 has product MADSSSTSITDTQNFDFANLVFLNVATQAPIRLTSDNFFTWKAQWDALLYGYALTGYVDGSLVCPPSSSNLAYMYWTRQDQLLFGSLLASLSRELAPMVATAKTSRDLWNKLSVTYAKPSRARIIRLRERLVKPQGSRNITNYMFDIKGAADELALLNAPLKDEEITIYVINGLNSDLKEISAAIRSRDTEISFEDLHERLLEYEAYLHKTDSQIHDDSLAVAHVANRNINSSNFGRTFSKKPVL; this is encoded by the exons ATGGCTGATTCATCCTCCACCTCTATAACCGATACCCagaattttgattttgccaATTTAGTTTTTCTCAATGTTGCTACTCAAGCACCTATTCGCCTTACCTCTGACAATTTTTTCACATGGAAAGCTCAGTGGGATGCTCTTCTCTATGGATATGCACTCACCGGTTATGTTGATGGTTCTTTAGTGTGTCCACCCTCCTCCTCTAATCTGGCTTATATGTATTGGACCCGTCAAGATCAACTTTTGTTTGGATCCTTATTGGCTTCCTTGTCCCGTGAGCTTGCTCCCATGGTTGCTACAGCCAAGACTTCCCGTGACCTTTGGAATAAACTCTCTGTCACCTATGCTAAACCATCAAGAGCACGCATTATCCGGCTCCGGGAGAGGCTTGTTAAACCTCAAGGATCTCGAAATATCACAAACTACATGTTTGATATTAAAGGGGCAGCAGATGAACTTGCTTTGCTTAATGCACCACTCAAAGATGAGGAAATAACCATCTATGTTATCAATGGTCTAAATTCTGATCTAAAAGAAATTTCTGCAGCTATTCGTTCAAGAGATACTGAAATTTCCTTTGAAGATCTACATGAGCGGCTGTTGGAATATGAGGCATACCTACATAAGACAGATTCTCAGATCCATGATGATTCCCTTGCTGTTGCTCATGTTGCCAACCGAAACATCAACTCTTCTAATTTTGGTCGTACTTTTTCCAAGAAACCAG TTTTGTGA
- the LOC125418172 gene encoding thaumatin-like protein, protein MSLHKNNLPILTFLVLASSFASTYAARFNIINRCPFVVWAAAVPGGGRRLNPGESWPLDVSPGTTAARIWARTNCRFDGTGRGRCETGDCGGVLQCTGYGQPPNTLAEYALNQYNNLDFFDISLVDGFNVRMEFSPTSPQCSRGIRCVAHINEQCPNQLRASGGCNNPCTVFKTDQYCCNSGSCGPTDYSRFFKDRCPSAYSYPKDDQTSTFTCPGGTNYKVVFCAN, encoded by the coding sequence ATGAGCCTCCATAAAAATAACCTCCCTATTCTCACCTTCCTCGTCCTGGCTTCCTCGTTTGCCTCCACATATGCAGCCAGGTTCAATATCATAAACAGATGTCCTTTTGTGGTCTGGGCAGCAGCTGTGCCCGGCGGCGGAAGGCGGCTTAACCCAGGAGAATCATGGCCTCTAGATGTCAGCCCGGGGACGACAGCAGCTCGCATTTGGGCTCGAACCAATTGCAGATTCGACGGGACAGGCCGTGGCCGATGTGAGACGGGGGACTGTGGGGGTGTACTCCAATGCACAGGTTATGGTCAGCCACCAAACACATTGGCCGAATACGCACTGAACCAGTATAACAACTTGGATTTCTTCGATATCTCCCTCGTTGACGGCTTCAATGTTCGTATGGAGTTCAGTCCGACGTCGCCTCAGTGCAGCCGCGGAATCAGATGCGTGGCGCATATCAACGAGCAGTGCCCCAACCAGTTGAGAGCCTCCGGAGGGTGCAACAACCCTTGCACCGTGTTCAAAACCGAtcagtattgttgtaattccggAAGCTGTGGTCCCACCGATTACTCGAGGTTTTTCAAAGATAGGTGTCCGAGTGCGTATAGTTATCCCAAGGATGATCAAACCAGTACATTTACATGCCCTGGTGGTACAAACTATAAGGTTGTCTTCTGCGCTAATTGA